Genomic segment of Pasteurella multocida subsp. multocida OH4807:
ACCGCTTGGAAGAATTAGAGCAGTTAAGTGCGGCTGAAAAACAACGTGTTTTACTGATTGTGCAAGATCCCTTCACATCTTACTACGATGCGAAAGTGGTGGCTGATTTCGTCGCGCTCACCCAAAAACTCGGTTACCGACCTGTTTTATTACCATTCAAACCCAATGGTAAAGCACAGCATGTAAAAGGGTTCTTAACGCGTTTTGCTAAAACTGCTAAAAATCAAGCTGACTTTTTATCACGTATGGCACAATTAAATATTGCCATGGTCGGTGTTGATTCTGCGATCGTATTGACTTATCGTGATGAGTATACACAGATTTTAGCGGACCAACGCGGCGACTTCCATGTGCTCACTTCACAGGAATGGTTGAAGAATCAACTTGATGATACACAAAGTGTATTACAAAACTGGCTAAAAACAGACCGCACTATGACCTCATATCAGTGGCATTTATTCCCACATTGTACTGAGTCAACCGCCTTGCCAAGTAGCGCAAAAGCATGGCAGCACATTTTTGCCCAATTTGGGCAACAGTTGACAGTAGAAAACGTGGGATGTTGTGGCATGGCAGGCACTTTTGGACATGAAACCGCGCATCTTAAAATGTCCAAGGATATCTATGCACTCTCTTGGGCAACGAAATTAACGGGCAAAGATCCAGAATATTGTTTGGCAACGGGTTATTCCTGCCGTAGCCAAGTCAAACGTATAGAACAATGGCAACCTAAACATCCCGTACAAGCCTTATTAACACTTGTAGATAAAATATGATTTGGAAAAAAGACTATACCCTAGAACAAATGAATCATTTCTGCCGACACAGTGCGGTAGAACATCTGGCAATACAATTTAGCGCACAAGGCGAAGACTGGCTTGAAGCCACCATGCCCGTTGATCAACGCACAACGCAACCCATGGGGTTATTACACGGAGGACTGTCTGTCGCTTTAGCTGAAACGCTGGGCTCAATGGCGGGTTTTTGCTGCATCAATCACAATCAAGATGTTGTGGGATTAGACATCAATGCGAACCACTTGCGCCCAGTGAAACAAGGGAGCGTCACTGGACGCGCTACCCCAATACATCTGGGTAGAAAAGTACAAGTTTGGCAAATACATATTCGGGATCAACAAAATAAACTTTGTTGCATCGCACGTTTAACGCTTTCGGTAATCGATCATGAATAAACAAAAAACGGGCGTTATTCTGGTTAATTTAGGTACACCAGAGAGCCCTACTCCTCAAGCCATCTCAGCATATTTATGGCAATTTTTAACAGACCCACGTGTGGTCGATCTGCCTCGCTATAAATGGTACCCCTTATTAAAAGGCATCATTCTTCCCTTGCGTGCCAAACGCGTCGCTAAAAATTATGCGTCAATTTGGTCCGAAAACGGCTCACCGCTCTTAGCGATTAGCCGTGCTCAACAAACCGCCTTACAAGATTATTTTATTCAACAAAAAGAAAATATTGTGGTTGAAATCGGGATGACATATGGTCAACCTTCAATAGAAAACGCCATGCAATCCCTACGAGAGCAAGCAGTTGAAAACGTGATCGTATTACCACTCTACCCGCAATACAGTAGCTCCACCACAGGAGCGGTATTTGATGCCGTTGCAAATGTGATCAAAAAACAACGTGGTTTTCTGCCTTTTGACTTCATTCATTCTTATCATCTTAATCCCGATTACATTTCTGCGCTCGTAGAGTCGATTAAGACCCATTTTCAACCTGATGAATTTTTACTCTTCTCTTTTCATGGTATTCCTTTACGCTATGAAAACATGGGCGATTATTATCGTGAACACTGTAAACAAACTGTGTTAGCCGTCATTGATCGTTTAGGACTCACAGAAAATCAATGGGGGCTTACTTTCCAATCACGCTTTGGTAAAGAAGAATGGCTACAGCCCTACACAGATCAATTTTTAGCGCAGGCACCAAGCCAAAACATTCAAAAAGTCGCTGTTATCTGCCCAGGTTTTGCCGCAGATTGCTTAGAAACTTTAGAAGAAATTGAAGAAGAAAACAAAGCGCTCTTTTTGGCGAATGGTGGACATTCTTATCGCTATATCCCAGCCTTAAATGCGAATCCTAAACACATTGAAATGATGGCGAATCTCATTTTAAGCAAAAGATAAGCACCCAATAAAAAAGGGGAATGCCCACTCAAATTGCACTCCCCCATTTTTAACCCTCACGGATAGTGTTAAAATATCTGGATTCTCACCGCACTCTCCTGATTCACGGCGACCAATTTACCCACCTCAATCAGCTCAATACCCGCCTGTTGTGCAAGTTCAGCGACCGCCTGTTCCGCCTCTGGTTTCACGGCAATTAATAGCCCACCAGAAGTTTGTGGATCACATAAAATCGCTTTTTGTAGCGCACTCATTTCACTCACTTTATGTCCATAACTCGCAAAGTTGCGCTCTGTTCCCCCAGGGACACAGCCTTTTTCAATATAACGAGCGACACCGTCTAATGTCTTAATGTGGTCAAAATAGACTTCAGCATTTAAATTCGACCCTTCACAAATTTCTGTTAAGTGACCTAATAGACCAAACCCCGTTACATCGGTCATCGCTGTAACGCCTTCTACTTCGGCAAATTGCGCACCAATCATATTCATTTGGCACATAATTTTTGTCGCAAGTCCTTGATGCTCAGCTTTTAACTTACCTTTTTTCTCAGCCGTCGTCAGTACACCAATCCCCAACGGTTTCGTTAAAAACAATTTGCACCCTGCTTGTGCAGACGCATTACGTTTAACATGCTCAGTAGATACGATACCTGTCACGGCTAAACCAAAAATCGGCTCTGGTGCATCAATTGAATGACCGCCCGCTAACGCAATCCCAGCTTGTTGACAGGCAAAACGTCCCCCTTCAACAATTTTCTGCGCCACTTCTGCGGGTAAAGTTGAAATAGGGAAACCGAGAATAGCAATTGCCATAATGGGTTTTCCCCCCATTGCAAAAATGTCACTGATAGCATTGGTGGCGGCAATACGCCCAAAATTGAACGGATCATCCACAATCGGCATGAAAAAATCCGTTGTACTAATAATCCCGATCCCATGACCAATATCATAGACTGCCGCATCATCTTTGGTTTCATTTCCCACCAACAAATTGGGGTCAACCCATTTTTCCATCTCGGAATGCAAGATCTTTTCCAACACTTTAGGGGAAATTTTACAACCGCACCCAGCCCCATGGCTATACTGAGTTAAACGTATCGTGCTCGCGATCGTATTATTCATTTCTTGCTCAAGTGCGGTCATATTCTCTTCATTTTTGGCTTGCATTTTCTGTTCTCCTACCCAATAATTCGGCTTAATTATACGCCAGTTAAATAAAAAAGACATTGAGAAAAAATGACGAAGCGCAAACGCCCTACGCTACAAGATATTGCCACCCATTTAGGCATTACCAAAATGACAATCAGTCGTTATTTACGCCAGCCAGATGCCGTTGCCCCCGAAACACAACGTCGTATTGCCCAAGCGATTGAACAATTTGGCTATATCCCTAACCGTGCTCCCGATATCTTATCTAATGCCAAAAGTCGCGCAATCGGTGTACTCGTCCCCTCCTTAACTAACCATGTCTTTGCTGATGTCATAAAAGGCATTGAAATGATTACAGACCGTCTTGGTTATCAAACCATGCTCGCGCACTATGGTTATCGCCCTGAAAAAGAAGAACAACGCATCGAAAGTTTACTTTCTTACAATGTTGACGGCTTAATCTTGTCGGAAAATCACCATACCGCTCGCACCTTAAAAATGCTCGAAGTCGCCAATATTCCTGTCGTTGAAATCATGGAATGTAGCGAAGTCGGCATCCAACAGGCTATCGGTTTTGATAACATTGCTGCGGCACAAGCCATGGTCGATACAATGATCAGCCGCGGTCATAACAATATCGTATATTTTTCAGCCCGCATGGACAAACGAACGCGCCTCAAAATGCAAGGTTATGAACAAGCTATGAAAAAACATGGTTTATCCCCTCATAGCTTAATCACTGAGCAACCCTCTTCTTTTAGCTTAGGGGCGAAACAATTACATGAAGCATTACAGCGCTATCCTAAATTAGATGGGATTTTCTGTACTAATGACGACTTGGCACTTGGTGCTTTATTTGAATGCCAACGTTTAGGCATCAGCGTGCCCAAACAGATTGCCATTGCAGGCTTTCACGGTCACGATGTTGGACAAGCCATGACTCCCCAACTAGCAACTGTCATCACCCCTCGCTTACAAATTGGTAACGTTGCCGCGCAAGAGCTTTTAAATCGAATACAAGGCATGCCACAGCAATGTGCAATCATTAACTTAGGCTACCACATTCACTTAGGTGAAAGTATCTAAAAAAACAACCGCACTTTTGGCAGTCATTTCAGACATCCCAATGGTGCGGTCAATTACAAGCATTTTCTAGATTAACGGGGCTAACGCCTTAACACAACGTTCAACCACCTCCTCAAACGTGCCATCAATACTAATATGAATCACATCTGGCTCATCCGCTTGCGGAACTTCTAACGTCTCAAACTGACTTTTTAACATATCAGACTTCATATAATGCCCCTTACGCTGTTTCATCCGAGCTAATACTAACTCAAAAGGTCCATGTAAAAACAGAAATTTGACGGAATTTCCCTCTCGAATAACATCACGATACTGTTTTTTCAGCGCTGAACAAATGATAATCCCCACCTCACTTTTCTGCTCCAAACTAAATGCCGCATCGCGAATACGCTCTAACCAAGGCGCACGATCTTCGTCATTCAAGGGATGCCCTTGCCCCATTTTAAGAATATTGGCTCTTGGATGCAGATCGTCTCCATCAATCAACTTAATCCCTAAACGTTGTGCAACCGCCGTGCCCACCGAGGTTTTTCCCGTACTCGACACGCCCATCAAAATAAAACTTTTTCCTTTCATTGCTGACATGGCTCACTCCTTATCGTGACTTTTTGCCTACCATACCGAAAATTCCGACCAAACGTTACTGGTAACATCTATTTTTGTGACCTAACTCACACAAATCCGCCGTTTGAAAATACCTACTGAACTTCACTCAAACATCACCACAGTGATTCTTTGAACAAGATCACAAATTTGATACCTCGTTCAAAAATTCACTTTACCAAAATCTATACAGGAAGTATGTTACCAGTAACAACACACCAAAGGAGGTTTCCTATGCTAATTCTGATTATGATTGCAGCCGTCTTACTGCTGTTACTATTAATTATGAAATTCAGAGTGCATGCTTTTGTGGCACTCGTCATTGTCAGCTTATTAACGGCACTCGCGACCAACATCCCTGTCGATAAAATTTTACCGACATTATTATCGGGTTTTGGTAATACGCTCGCCGCAGTAGCACTGCTCGTCGGTCTCGGTGCAATGATTGGACGCCTACTTGAAATCACGGGTGGTGCCAAAGTATTAGCCGACACATTAATCAACAAATTTGGCGAACAAAAAGCCCCCTTTGCTCTGGGTGTGGCATCCTTACTGTTTGGTTTCCCTATTTTCTTTGATGCGGGGCTTGTTGTGATGCTACCGATTATTTTCAGTGTGGCAAAACAATTCGGCGGTTCAACATTACGTTATGCCTTGCCTGCTGCGGGGGCATTTGCTGTCATGCACGCGTTCTTACCTCCTCACCCTGGTCCAGTTGCCTCGGGTGATTTATTAGGCGCAAACATGGGGTTACTCGTCCTCGTTGGGTTAATCTGTGCAATCCCAACTTGGTACATTGCTGCCTATTTATTTGGTCTCTATTCAGGTAAAAAAATCAACTTAGCGCTCCCGAAAAGCTTCTTAAGCAGCAATGCGATTAATGAAACAGCGGTACAAAATCCACCGAGTTTCCGTAAAGTGCTGTTAATTTTACTATTGCCGATTTTCCTGATCTTGCTTGATACAGGTTTAAATACCCTTAGCGTCGCAAAAGTGATCGACGAGTCACAAACATGGGTGGCAGGGTTACGCCTACTCGGGAAAACCCCTATCGCCTTATTAATCACCTTACTCGTTGCCATTGTATTATTAAAAGATCAACGCAGTTATGAGCAAATTGAAAAAATTTGTGACAACGCCCTAGGTCCGATTTGCGCTATCGTCTTAGTAACAGGTGCAGGCGGAATGTTTGGTGGCGTATTACGCGCAAGTGGCATTGGTAATGAGTTATCCAGCATGCTCTCTGATACTGGGCTTCCAGTGATTGTTGCCGCGTTTATCATCGCACTCGCCTTACGTGTTGCACAAGGTTCTGCGACTGTGGCACTCACCACCGCCTCCGCGTTAATTGCCCCAACGGTAGCCGCGACAACAGGCTTAAGCCAGTTTGATCTATGTTTTATCGTGATTGCAATTGCCTCTGGTGCGACCGCCCTCTCTCATTTCAATGACTCGGGTTTCTGGCTCGTCAGTCGTTTTTTAGAAATGGATGAAAAAACCACCCTTAAAACGTGGACAGTGATGGAAACCTTAATTGGTCTTGTGGGGTTTGCGCTGGCTGTTATCGGTAGCATTCTCTTATAAAAAATAAAAAAACCGACCGCACTGATTTCTTTTACTAAAGTAATCAACGTGTAGGTCGGTTTTCAACGGTCTAAAGACAACACATTTTTATCCCCTTTTTCTCTCCCCCAACCTAAAAATATTCCGAATAAAGCGATAGGCAAAAACAACTGTAAAAACAAGTGAACTTTCTTTAAAATGAACTCGCTATTCTGTAGCGTTTCGCTGACAGAATTGATTTGTTTAATTTATTAACAGGAGATTATGACTATGGTATTAGTAACTCGTCAGGCACCTGATTTTACTGCAGCCGCAGTATTAGGTAATGGTGAAATCGTTGAGAATTTTAACTTTAAACAACATATCGCAGGCAAAGCTGCAGTGGTATTTTTCTATCCACTTGATTTCACATTCGTTTGCCCATCAGAATTAATCGCCTTTGATCACCGTTACGAAGAATTTAAAAAACGCGGTGTAGAAGTCGTTGGTGTATCAATCGACTCAGCATTCAGCCACAATGCTTGGCGTAAAACCCTTGTCGAAAATGGCGGGATTGGTGAAGTAAAATACGCGTTAGTCGCCGACATCAAACACGAAGTTGCACAAGCATTCGGTATTGAACACCCAGAAGCCGGTGTTGCATTACGTGCATCATTCTTAATTGATAAAAACGGTGTAGTTCGTCACCAAGTTGTAAACGATCTTCCATTAGGTCGTAACATCGACGAAATGCTTCGTATGGTTGATGCGTTACAATTCCACGAAGAACACGGTGAAGTGTGCCCAGCACAATGGGAAAAAGGCAAAGAAGGGATGACTGGTAGCCCAGAAGGCGTAGCGAAATATTTAAAACAACACGCCGATAAACTTTAATTCTGATTGTTATCGCGACAAGGGATTAACATAACATGTTAATCCCTTTTTATAGGCTAACCCCAACAGCAAGTTAGTCATCGCACAACAATCCGCATCAGATAAAAAAATCCCTTGGCAAAACCAAGGGATTTTCTCATCACAGTTATCGTGATACCGACACGGATGAAGAACGCATCAGCCCATTTGATCGCTGAGATTTATCTAACAATAACGCTTCAAATAAACTATGCGTTTCAAGACAAAGTGTCACTTGATACAGCGGAATTTTCCTTTCGTTGTTCAATTCAGAACGTGGCGATAAATAGGTCAAATTGGACAATTGACGATATGGTTGACACTGACCTCCGTTATTACCATCAAGCTTTCCTGAAGGATTTCCACTATTTTGTCCATTTTGTTGCTTATCACCTTCTGTCCAATACTCTAGGACAACATCTAGTCTCTTATTGCTGTCAGCATTACCATAAATCAATTTTTTAGCAAGCTTACTGAACTGTTTATAATCATCCTCACTAATAACATACTCTCGATTGTAGAGTTGTGAGCGCTCACGTAAAATACTGACTAGGGTATAAGAGGCATTATCCAATTTACCCAAGGTGGAGCGCAACATCACTAAATCAAACAGGAAAGCAAATAAAAAGATTAAAAACATTGCCATAAAAATAAACTCAATGGTCACTGCACCTTTTTTATTGCGTAAAAACCTTTTTAGGTCTAATAAACTCAATTCTTTCATATATCGCTCTATAACATCCTTCACAAGATAGCTTTCAAAAGATCACCCTAACTGGCTTTCTTTTTGCCTGGCTTAAAGCTAGAACGCTCAAATTCTTGTACCACAACAAATTCACGATTCATCACAGCTTCTGACCAAGATTTCGGGATAAACGGCAATGGCACTACAAATTGGTAATCATACGTTAACGAATAGCGTGCTAAAGTTGCCAAACGTCCATTTTCTGCAATTTTTATATGGTTTGCTCCAGTAATCTGCTTAGGTTGACGAAACTTCTCTTTTAAGAGATTCTCCAAGCAATTCGTTTCTTCTGGGCAATCAACATATTGCACTTTGACATCAAAGCCATTTTTATCCAACATTGCCAAATAGCCCATTGTGGATTCATCACTGAATTTTTTCTGTTCAGTTAAAACTTGTTTGAACACTTTTTCATAATTTGCTTCATCCGCTTGTTCATTTTTGGCGATCCGAACACTTTCGATAATGGCGAGATCCCAATATGCCGTCGCAATAGCTAAACGGCAAAATTCAAAAATGAACATCACAATGAATAAGTAAAACGCAATGGTTAATGCAAATTCGACGGTAGATGTTCCTTTACTATTTGATAGAAATTTTTTCATATCAAACCCTTATTCTCACACAAAAATAATTTCATGATGTTTTCTCTCATTGATATTTGAGAGATATTTTCGATGTAATAAGATAAACCACAATTAGGAATTCTTTTTAAATTAAGGAGTAAATAATGATAAAGCTCACCCCTTCATCAATTAGTGTGATGGTCGATACACTTAGATTCTCAAGCCAAGACAGATATATTATTTTTAGAATGAAAACGAGAGACCAGAAAGCCGTATATATGCGCTATCCGCAGCATTTTGAAAATATAGCTAATCAAGAGAACATGATTGTTATCGTAGAAGCCCAAAAGTTTCTCCCTTTATGGCAGCGCTCACCGTATGCGGTAGATAAAAATACATGTGCTGGCGATGAGTCAAAATGGCGAAAAGATTATAAGTTCCATCTTGCTGAAAACGGATTTGCTAAAAGTATGGATTCTCCAGTTCCACTTGCCGATGTTAATGTTCACATTAAAGATGGAGAAATAAGCTGTAGTCTTAATGATGGTATGACAAGAACGCTTTGGTTGCTTGCAAATGGTATAAAGGAATTTCCTGTTTTAGTTAGAAATGATAAAGAAAAGGCCAAAATTCTTTCAAAGAAAGCAAGCCTATTATCTTCGCTTAATTTTGAACCGCTCAATTTATATTTTGCTATTACGGGAGAAAGACATCCCTTGTAAACAAAGGGTAAACGTTTGAGATACCTAAATAATCAAGACTATCAGTGTCGGAATTTAAAAATAACCTAAAAAAAGCCCTAACACAGTTAGGGCCAAGGAGAATGAGGTATTAATTACCTACACTATGTTTATGTTGTCGTATTATTTTATTGCTTTTATTACTTCTGATTTAACAAACTGAGCAAAATCAGATTCGTTTGAGAATGCAATCCAGGAAATTCTAACCTTGCCATCCTCTTTTGCAAGCGTTATGTCAATTTTTCGACCGCCAACATAGCTATTTGCCATGTGATAATAGACACCAGGAGTCGCTTCATGAGCATGTCCTTCTTCATCTAAAAGCGATTCGTAACGTTGACGCTCATACCCGGATAGCCCACTTAATGCTTCCTCCCGAGTTTTGAATTTTAAATTACGCTTAATTTTTACGTAAAGAGAATCAATATTTTTAGATGATGTAATTGAATCCTCTACGTTATAGCGATGAGAACGAGAACTTTGAGTGTAAGCCACGCCGGAAGAACTTGAGGAACTATTCCCCCCGCCAAGAACACTGCTGAGCTGACCTGCAACATTACCAACCGCATCATTCAATGAGTTTAATTCAGCACAACCACTTAAAGCAGCGACAGCAGATAAAACAAAAATTATTTTTTTCATCACAATTAACCTTAATTAGATTGAGTTCAGAATGGTATTGAATCATCAAAAGCATTTGCTGATGCATCTTGTGGCATTGGCTGAGGATTATTTGCACCATCTGCACTTTGAGGGCGAGTACCTAACATTTGCATTACATCACCTTGGATTTCCGTGGTATAACGATCTTGCCCGTTTTGATCTTGCCATTTACGAGTACGCAAGCGTCCTTCAATATAAACTAGAGCTCCTTTCTTGAGATATTGGCCGCAAATTTCAGCTAATTTGCGATAAAAAACGATTCGATGCCATTCAGTCACTTCACGGCGTTCACCGGTGTTTTTATCCGTCCAAGCTTCGCTAGTTGCTACACTGATATTTGCAACAGCCTCACCATTCGGCATGCTCCGCATTTCAGGATCATTACCTAAATGTCCCACGATAATTACTTTATTAATTCCAGCCATATTGATTTCTCCTAAATCACAAATTAACTGTCAAGATTGTGCATTTTTTACATCTAATCCTTAAGGGTAAATTCAGTAAAAAACACAGAGATTTTTTAACACAACCACGAAAGGCAAAGGCTTTTTTCGTTAAGGTAAGGGGCTTGTCCCCTTACCTTTAAAAGGCCTTTTAGTGAGCCGATTACAAACCAGGTCAAACCGACGTTGTTTACTATGGCGTGCAATCACTTTTGCATAGGCTACAATATTTGAAGATGATGGGGTGTTATTGACAATTTGTGCCAGATACCCCAACCCAAACTCATCAATAAGTGACTTATCAGTAAAGTATTGCTCCAGTGTTAAAATATCGACCGGCTTACCGAGCTGTAACAAATGTACAATGCCTTCAAAGATAACTTTGTGGGTATAGTTAAAAAAATCATCTGCATAAATTAATGTGGAAACCTCATCAAATAACTCATTTTTTAAAATAAGACTACCCAATACCGCAGCTTCTGCATCAACAGAAAAAACCGGCTTCGCTTTAATTTGAGGAATTTTTTCTTTTGTCATGACAATTACCCCCGTTGCATTGGTTGTTCAAAATGCGCTGTAAATTGGGGTAAAAGAAGACAGCATAATTGTTTAATAACTGGGTATTCTGCTGAACTGTGGCGATATACCGGTAGAGAGTAGGTCGCTGCCTCTCTGTAAGCGACATGATCCGGAATGGAAAAATCAAGGAAGGTTTTGCTACCGTCAAACGTACTTTCAAATAACGTATGTAGCTGTTGCATAACAAATTTGACATCGTTGGTATTATCAACACAATTTGCAATCGCTTTTAATGGAGGGAGTTTGAAGCCAAAGGACTCAAATGTTTGTAAATCTTGATACATCCCAATCGTGCCACGAATGAATTCTTTTGCTGATAGAATTTGTGGAAGAATAGGACAAAAAAGAACATCAGCTG
This window contains:
- a CDS encoding Selenide, water dikinase (COG0709 Selenophosphate synthase), with translation MQAKNEENMTALEQEMNNTIASTIRLTQYSHGAGCGCKISPKVLEKILHSEMEKWVDPNLLVGNETKDDAAVYDIGHGIGIISTTDFFMPIVDDPFNFGRIAATNAISDIFAMGGKPIMAIAILGFPISTLPAEVAQKIVEGGRFACQQAGIALAGGHSIDAPEPIFGLAVTGIVSTEHVKRNASAQAGCKLFLTKPLGIGVLTTAEKKGKLKAEHQGLATKIMCQMNMIGAQFAEVEGVTAMTDVTGFGLLGHLTEICEGSNLNAEVYFDHIKTLDGVARYIEKGCVPGGTERNFASYGHKVSEMSALQKAILCDPQTSGGLLIAVKPEAEQAVAELAQQAGIELIEVGKLVAVNQESAVRIQIF
- a CDS encoding GntP protein (COG2610 H+/gluconate symporter and related permeases), translated to MLILIMIAAVLLLLLLIMKFRVHAFVALVIVSLLTALATNIPVDKILPTLLSGFGNTLAAVALLVGLGAMIGRLLEITGGAKVLADTLINKFGEQKAPFALGVASLLFGFPIFFDAGLVVMLPIIFSVAKQFGGSTLRYALPAAGAFAVMHAFLPPHPGPVASGDLLGANMGLLVLVGLICAIPTWYIAAYLFGLYSGKKINLALPKSFLSSNAINETAVQNPPSFRKVLLILLLPIFLILLDTGLNTLSVAKVIDESQTWVAGLRLLGKTPIALLITLLVAIVLLKDQRSYEQIEKICDNALGPICAIVLVTGAGGMFGGVLRASGIGNELSSMLSDTGLPVIVAAFIIALALRVAQGSATVALTTASALIAPTVAATTGLSQFDLCFIVIAIASGATALSHFNDSGFWLVSRFLEMDEKTTLKTWTVMETLIGLVGFALAVIGSILL
- a CDS encoding hypothetical protein (COG1609 Transcriptional regulators) encodes the protein MTKRKRPTLQDIATHLGITKMTISRYLRQPDAVAPETQRRIAQAIEQFGYIPNRAPDILSNAKSRAIGVLVPSLTNHVFADVIKGIEMITDRLGYQTMLAHYGYRPEKEEQRIESLLSYNVDGLILSENHHTARTLKMLEVANIPVVEIMECSEVGIQQAIGFDNIAAAQAMVDTMISRGHNNIVYFSARMDKRTRLKMQGYEQAMKKHGLSPHSLITEQPSSFSLGAKQLHEALQRYPKLDGIFCTNDDLALGALFECQRLGISVPKQIAIAGFHGHDVGQAMTPQLATVITPRLQIGNVAAQELLNRIQGMPQQCAIINLGYHIHLGESI
- a CDS encoding protein TsaA (COG0450 Peroxiredoxin), with translation MVLVTRQAPDFTAAAVLGNGEIVENFNFKQHIAGKAAVVFFYPLDFTFVCPSELIAFDHRYEEFKKRGVEVVGVSIDSAFSHNAWRKTLVENGGIGEVKYALVADIKHEVAQAFGIEHPEAGVALRASFLIDKNGVVRHQVVNDLPLGRNIDEMLRMVDALQFHEEHGEVCPAQWEKGKEGMTGSPEGVAKYLKQHADKL
- a CDS encoding replicative DNA helicase (COG0305 Replicative DNA helicase) — translated: MTKEKIPQIKAKPVFSVDAEAAVLGSLILKNELFDEVSTLIYADDFFNYTHKVIFEGIVHLLQLGKPVDILTLEQYFTDKSLIDEFGLGYLAQIVNNTPSSSNIVAYAKVIARHSKQRRFDLVCNRLTKRPFKGKGTSPLP
- a CDS encoding single-stranded DNA-binding protein (COG0629 Single-stranded DNA-binding protein), which codes for MAGINKVIIVGHLGNDPEMRSMPNGEAVANISVATSEAWTDKNTGERREVTEWHRIVFYRKLAEICGQYLKKGALVYIEGRLRTRKWQDQNGQDRYTTEIQGDVMQMLGTRPQSADGANNPQPMPQDASANAFDDSIPF
- a CDS encoding gluconate kinase (COG3265 Gluconate kinase), yielding MKGKSFILMGVSSTGKTSVGTAVAQRLGIKLIDGDDLHPRANILKMGQGHPLNDEDRAPWLERIRDAAFSLEQKSEVGIIICSALKKQYRDVIREGNSVKFLFLHGPFELVLARMKQRKGHYMKSDMLKSQFETLEVPQADEPDVIHISIDGTFEEVVERCVKALAPLI
- a CDS encoding protein TadE, coding for MKKFLSNSKGTSTVEFALTIAFYLFIVMFIFEFCRLAIATAYWDLAIIESVRIAKNEQADEANYEKVFKQVLTEQKKFSDESTMGYLAMLDKNGFDVKVQYVDCPEETNCLENLLKEKFRQPKQITGANHIKIAENGRLATLARYSLTYDYQFVVPLPFIPKSWSEAVMNREFVVVQEFERSSFKPGKKKAS
- a CDS encoding protein TadF is translated as MKELSLLDLKRFLRNKKGAVTIEFIFMAMFLIFLFAFLFDLVMLRSTLGKLDNASYTLVSILRERSQLYNREYVISEDDYKQFSKLAKKLIYGNADSNKRLDVVLEYWTEGDKQQNGQNSGNPSGKLDGNNGGQCQPYRQLSNLTYLSPRSELNNERKIPLYQVTLCLETHSLFEALLLDKSQRSNGLMRSSSVSVSR
- a CDS encoding esterase YbdB (COG2050 Uncharacterized protein, possibly involved in aromatic compounds catabolism), encoding MIWKKDYTLEQMNHFCRHSAVEHLAIQFSAQGEDWLEATMPVDQRTTQPMGLLHGGLSVALAETLGSMAGFCCINHNQDVVGLDINANHLRPVKQGSVTGRATPIHLGRKVQVWQIHIRDQQNKLCCIARLTLSVIDHE
- the hemH gene encoding ferrochelatase (COG0276 Protoheme ferro-lyase (ferrochelatase)) produces the protein MNKQKTGVILVNLGTPESPTPQAISAYLWQFLTDPRVVDLPRYKWYPLLKGIILPLRAKRVAKNYASIWSENGSPLLAISRAQQTALQDYFIQQKENIVVEIGMTYGQPSIENAMQSLREQAVENVIVLPLYPQYSSSTTGAVFDAVANVIKKQRGFLPFDFIHSYHLNPDYISALVESIKTHFQPDEFLLFSFHGIPLRYENMGDYYREHCKQTVLAVIDRLGLTENQWGLTFQSRFGKEEWLQPYTDQFLAQAPSQNIQKVAVICPGFAADCLETLEEIEEENKALFLANGGHSYRYIPALNANPKHIEMMANLILSKR